One Vespa crabro chromosome 1, iyVesCrab1.2, whole genome shotgun sequence genomic region harbors:
- the LOC124427967 gene encoding interferon regulatory factor 2-binding protein-like A isoform X4 — MMGKRTQCYLCDLPRMPWAMIMDFSEPVCRGCVNYEGADRIDLVLESAKQLKKAHGFQDARPSASKGYRSAGHTEHNGGPNLDVLSIQNAGQTHSRHHNIAASYSQLHHRNSITEFNSGNTRQQISRQHEDGHDLGNGLRGNNVRIPNAHLAAVAHHVSLGHNRGMSQLKRGISAIDEDEHTEKRLSLEDQHPVRPPLTRGDSLPAVSLAVSYVHDRNKEKHPVRAPSFETATTFKANVAYVGSSIPLAPANVAANGGGSPLRPRTSPPPPPPPTQESPNDNPQNNHHQGSTNGPSPMAALMSVADNLTSPEPVPQPPNNPSPTSRSPPTTATNVQQRSASRGSQHSPNGSGTSGRRSSCSRHVSSTTVTTSSEGAVAQSAGAEPVSAPTLKCTLCQERLEDTHFVQCPSVPHHKFCFPCSRDSIKRQGAGSEVYCPSGEKCPLANSQVPWAFMQGEIATILGEDTTGSGLKVKKERET, encoded by the exons ATGATGGGAAAGAGAACGCAGTGTTACTTGTGCGACCTACCCAGAATGCCCTGGGCAATGATCATGGACTTTTCCGAGCCGGTATGCCGTGGATGCGTTAATTACGAGGGAGCCGACAGAATAGATTTAGTATTGGAATCGGCAAAACAATTGAAAAAGGCTCATGGTTTTCAAGATGCCAGGCCGTCCGCGTCTAAGGGTTACAGATCGGCTGGTCATACGGAACATAATGGTGGGCCGAATTTGGACGttctatcgatacagaacGCCGGTCAGACACACTCGAGGCATCACAATATTGCCGCAAGTTACTCCCAGTTGCATCACAGGAACTCTATAACGGAATTCAATTCCGGTAATACTAGACAACAAATATCAAGACAACACGAGGACGGTCATGATCTCGGTAATGGATTGAGAGGAAACAACGTTAGAATTCCTAACGCCCACCTTGCCGCTGTCGCCCATCACGTGAGCCTAGGTCATAACAGAGGTATGTCGCAATTGAAGCGTGGCATATCGGCGATAGATGAGGACGAACACACGGAAAAAAGGTTATCGTTGGAGGATCAACATCCGGTAAGGCCGCCTCTAACGAGGGGCGACTCTTTGCCCGCCGTCAGTTTGGCCGTTAGCTACGTTCACGATAGAAACAAGGAGAAACACCCTGTTAGGGCGCCGAGCTTCGAAACCGCGACCACGTTCAAGGCCAATG TTGCTTACGTTGGCTCGTCCATTCCGTTGGCACCTGCAAACGTAGCAGCAAATGGCGGAGGATCTCCTCTTCGTCCTAGAACGAGTCCTCCGCCGCCACCTCCACCAACGCAAGAAAGTCCTAACGATAATCCACAAAATAATCATCATCAG GGATCGACGAACGGACCTTCACCGATGGCCGCCTTGATGTCTGTTGCCGACAATCTGACGTCTCCAGAACCCGTACCTCAGCCACCAAACAATCCAAGTCCCACGAGCAGAAGCCCACCAACTACAGCTACCAACGTTCAACAACGTAGCGCTTCCAGAGGTTCTCAGCACAGTCCTAATGGTTCAG GAACGTCGGGCAGAAGATCTAGCTGTTCCAGGCACGTATCTTCGACGACGGTAACGACGTCGTCTGAAGGTGCAGTGGCACAATCAGCAGGTGCCGAGCCTGTATCAGCACCAACCTTAAAATGCACTCTTTGTCAAGAACGTCTCGAAGACACGCACTTTGTTCAGTGTCCTAGCGTTCCCCATCACAAATTTTGTTTCCCTTGCAGTCGAGATAGCATAAAGAGACAGGGTGCTGGTTCTGAG GTTTACTGTCCGAGTGGAGAGAAGTGTCCGTTGGCAAACAGCCAAGTACCGTGGGCGTTTATGCAAGGAGAGATAGCAACCATTCTTGGTGAAGATACTACTGGTTCAGGGCTTAAGGTcaagaaggaaagggaaacTTAA
- the LOC124427967 gene encoding MATH and LRR domain-containing protein PFE0570w-like isoform X1, which yields MCRTFRDVAEHAGSFRDAERSVSVRKTARTLNYCLVIVADIMRQRYEANQSKKKIKQRRSDNECYCKKNIMQETTKESQYFYPSTTSLMDHSSVHSLQSRRIIEEVENSREKTIDRRSTTIDFDIESPDKQRFKTNNLESPLLSPDTQSAIENAEKILEEVQHKITEVTWLYTKTETKRRVKKKERYTDYLEPPLEDEKEEALYIHELVSSKLKEIDHGENESNSERDEILTKKIMKKRDKRIARLLEPKFRIAKRYSNDILYRQRNRYCCIPYEQVEFNNPKCTTTKKDEIIKDDRVDDNKRKIKSLTIQNGPPLNIARELMKQNLGYVNISPDTSFVHNNSNVNIYKFRHKSCINDKSSKDSNINESRMEETIDEIDESSIKNRLINKKFRIEKKQNRIEKDIITQYKSVSKDEDDSYSKDLIDERRNDLSSEREINSGREENKDGENVSKHLPRTGVDCFLSNGEPSSSSTYSDHIKNLIPEHREIIIKSVNPYVNTDIKKFIKEDEIKDTSKSHDVDDNNDHDDVGDENVNNYRQRIDRNLSETSFDNIKEIEEDNIKILKKNKKTDCEKTFKMFQKHDLRRDQKKKLYNKIDERFENIFQKYNLRNNSSYKLKDESRNVLDNSMQDSDNSIFNEIELNPPSIENFNDIFFLYDKMIERISKSEKKLEEMLEEFQLKLSVQSHNTKLPNNTDVTYCNLIALKSDNTKLMKLNPSKLVYKHQENDESTLSLSDEAVVISEEDKLQKNSSIINDHSSLTNKFCNLREETSKVHTYSLEQKQNDKLSNKIFTLDKSNLCSIELNVENIPDVEKKTLEICSNNKNIMACVPLSTNYHSNNIDCLEDLRRNDESNQTSFNNEELLLPKASKCLLKRQDQFVDHLSFEKKNSFERSIVNSLSNVEYNPLMVQELIRHLQLFSNVYNHDIPTILQKFFVDTINRESDLILDLLSIQKHDYENEKSCSVKAFVQDNECKVHDDVISNTNSFDDITYNPMQCKQKSFEICPLNTMEIEDTKSSINELNQNEIQVLEKSTQYDISHEQDILECEDRIIKDIYFDKKNGKQISDTKSEIDKYSTKQKQENYSNDTKLHFTINDNTNKNDKSSDINMVVSNLHLLTKVIDKLSEGEDCSNLSDVNINIPVTHIATISSETSHSEGELYLPSSCSYSLGEIRVMKNSAATCNRALVSNNTLTSLCDTTSLLHYSSGEVSVDNTDIL from the exons ATGTGCAGAACGTTTCGCGACGTCGCAGAACATGCTGGATCGTTCCGCGACGCGGAACGTTCCGTTTCCGTTCGAAAGACCGCAAGAACATTAAATTACTGTCTTGTTATCGTCGCCGATATAAT gaGACAACGATACGAGGCAAatcaatcaaagaaaaaaataaaacaacgaAGATCGGATAATGAATGTTATtgcaaaaagaatattatgcAGGAAACTACCAAAGAATCGCAATATTTTTATCCTAGTACAACGAGTCTTATGGATCATAGCTCTGTACATTCTTTGCAATCTCGAAGAATCATAGAAGAAGTTGAAAATTCAAGGGAAAAGACAATTGATCGAAGATCTACGACTATCGATTTTGATATCGAATcg cCGGACAAGCAAAGATTTAAGACGAATAATCTTGAGAGCCCATTACTTTCTCCTGATACACAAAGTGCAATCGAAAATGCAGAAAAAATACTCGAAGAAGTACAACATAAAATCACAGAAGTTACTTGGCTATACACTAAAACTGAAACTAAACGCAGagttaaaaagaaggaaag gTATACCGATTACCTAGAACCACCTTTagaagatgagaaagaagaagcacTATATATACACGAACTTGTGTCCTCAAAACTCAAAGAAATCGATCATGGAGAGAACGAAAGCAACTCGGAGAGAGACGAAATTTTGACAAAGAAAATCATGAAAAAACGTGACAAAAGAATCGCACGTTTGTTGGAACCAAAATTTCGAATTGCGAAAAGATATTCCAACGATATTCTTTATCGACAAAGAAATCGGTATTGTTGCATACCTTACGAACAAGTCGAATTTAATAATCCAAAATGTACGACTacgaagaaagatgaaataataaaagatgatAGAGTCGATGATAAcaaacgtaaaataaaatctttaacgATTCAAAATGGCCCACCGTTAAATATCGCAAGGGAATTGATGAAACAAAATTTGGGCTACGTTAACATATCACCCGATACATCTTTCGTTCATAATAAttctaacgttaatatttataaattccgTCACAAATCttgtataaatgataaatcatcgaaagatagtaatattaatgaatcaaGAATGGAAGAAACGATCGATGAAATCGATGAAAGTTCAATAAAGAATcgattgattaataaaaagtttagaatagaaaaaaaacaaaacagaattgaaaaagatataataacacAATATAAATCTGTTTCGAAGGACGAGGATGATTCTTATTCTAAAGACTTGATAGACGAAAGGAGGAATGATCTATCGTCTGAACGTGAAATAAATAGTGGACGGGAGGAGAATAAAGATGGAGAGAACGTTTCGAAACATCTGCCAAGGACAGGTGTCGACTGTTTTCTTTCGAATGGCGAACCAAGCTCCTCTTCTACTTATTCGGACCATATTAAAAACCTAATACCTGAACATAgagaaattatcattaaaagtGTTAATCCTTACGTTAAtacagatataaaaaaatttataaaagaagatgAGATAAAGGATACGAGTAAATCTCACGatgttgatgataataatgatcatgatGACGTGGGCgatgaaaatgttaataattatagacaAAGAATCGATAGAAATCTGAGTGAAACTTCGTTtgataatatcaaagaaatcgaggaagataatattaagatattaaaaaaaaataaaaaaacggaTTGCgagaaaacatttaaaatgttTCAGAAACATGATTTACGAAGggaccaaaagaaaaaattatataataagatcGATGAacgttttgaaaatatttttcaaaaatacaaTCTAAGAAATAATTCGTCGTACAAATTAAAAGATGAGAGTAGAAATGTTTTAGATAACAGTATGCAAGATTCAGATAATAGTATTTTTAATGAGATCGAATTAAATCCACCTTCGatcgaaaatttcaatgatatattctttctctatgATAAAATGATCGAACGTATTTctaaaagtgaaaagaaattagaagagATGTTAGAagaatttcaattgaaattatcCGTTCAATCTCATAATACTAAGTTACCTAATAATACTGATGTTACATATTGTAATTTAATAGCCCTTAAAAGTGATAAtacgaaattaatgaaattaaatccTTCGAAATTAGTATATAAACATCAAGAAAATGATGAATCAACGTTATCATTATCGGACGAAGCAGTTGTTATATCTGAAGAagataaattacaaaaaaattcgTCTATTATAAACGATCATTCgtcattaacaaataaattctgTAATTTAAGAGAGGAAACTTCCAAGGTTCATACGTATTCATtggaacaaaaacaaaatgacaAATTGAGTAATAAGATTTTTACGTTAGATAAATCTAATTTGTGTTCTATCGAAttaaatgtagaaaatattcctgacgtagaaaagaaaacgttagAAATttgttctaataataaaaatattatggcTTGTGTTCCTCTCTCAACAAATTatcattctaataatattgattgcCTTGAAGATTTGCGAAGAAATGACGAATCCAATCAAACATCGTTTAATAATGAGGAATTACTTCTTCCTAAAGCTTCAAAATGTCTTTTGAAACGTCAAGATCAATTTGTCGACCATCTAtctttcgagaaaaagaacagtTTTGAACGATCGATTGTTAATAGTTTATCAAATGTAGAATATAATCCTTTGATGGTACAAGAATTAATTAGGCACTTACAATTGTTTTCGAATGTATATAATCATGATATTCCTACTATTTTACAAAAGTTTTTTGTTGATACCATAAACCGAGAATCCGATTTAATCTTGGATCTTTTATCAATACAAAAACATGattacgaaaatgaaaaaagttgtTCGGTGAAAGCATTTGTGCAAGATAACGAATGCAAAGTGCATGATGACGTTATCTCTAATACAAATTCTTTCGATGATATTACATACAATCCTATGCAATGTAAACaaaaatcttttgaaatttgCCCATTAAATACTATGGAAATCGAAGATACCAAAAGTTCGATCAATgaattaaatcaaaatgaaattcaAGTATTAGAAAAAAGTACTCAGTATGATATTTCACATGAACAAGACATTCTTGAATGTGAagatagaattattaaagatatttactttgataagaaaaatggaaaacaaaTATCCGATACAAAGTctgaaatagataaatattctaCTAAacagaaacaagaaaattattcaaatgatacaaaattacattttacaataaatgataataccaataaaaatgataaaagctCTGATATAAATATGGTAGTTTCCAATTTGCATTTACTTACAAAAGTAATTGATAAGTTATCAGAGGGTGAAGATTGCag tAATCTGTCcgatgtaaatattaatatacctgTCACACATATTGCTACG attTCATCAGAAACATCTCATTCTGAAGGAGAATTATACTTGCCAAGTTCATGTTCATATTCTCTTGGAGAAATTAGAGTTATGAAAAATTCAGCAGCCACATGTAATCGTGCACTCGTCAGTAATAATACATTGACTTCCTTATGTGATACTACGAGT TTATTACATTACAGCTCAGGCGAAGTAAGTGTAGATAACACTgatattctttaa
- the LOC124427967 gene encoding MATH and LRR domain-containing protein PFE0570w-like isoform X2, with translation MQETTKESQYFYPSTTSLMDHSSVHSLQSRRIIEEVENSREKTIDRRSTTIDFDIESPDKQRFKTNNLESPLLSPDTQSAIENAEKILEEVQHKITEVTWLYTKTETKRRVKKKERYTDYLEPPLEDEKEEALYIHELVSSKLKEIDHGENESNSERDEILTKKIMKKRDKRIARLLEPKFRIAKRYSNDILYRQRNRYCCIPYEQVEFNNPKCTTTKKDEIIKDDRVDDNKRKIKSLTIQNGPPLNIARELMKQNLGYVNISPDTSFVHNNSNVNIYKFRHKSCINDKSSKDSNINESRMEETIDEIDESSIKNRLINKKFRIEKKQNRIEKDIITQYKSVSKDEDDSYSKDLIDERRNDLSSEREINSGREENKDGENVSKHLPRTGVDCFLSNGEPSSSSTYSDHIKNLIPEHREIIIKSVNPYVNTDIKKFIKEDEIKDTSKSHDVDDNNDHDDVGDENVNNYRQRIDRNLSETSFDNIKEIEEDNIKILKKNKKTDCEKTFKMFQKHDLRRDQKKKLYNKIDERFENIFQKYNLRNNSSYKLKDESRNVLDNSMQDSDNSIFNEIELNPPSIENFNDIFFLYDKMIERISKSEKKLEEMLEEFQLKLSVQSHNTKLPNNTDVTYCNLIALKSDNTKLMKLNPSKLVYKHQENDESTLSLSDEAVVISEEDKLQKNSSIINDHSSLTNKFCNLREETSKVHTYSLEQKQNDKLSNKIFTLDKSNLCSIELNVENIPDVEKKTLEICSNNKNIMACVPLSTNYHSNNIDCLEDLRRNDESNQTSFNNEELLLPKASKCLLKRQDQFVDHLSFEKKNSFERSIVNSLSNVEYNPLMVQELIRHLQLFSNVYNHDIPTILQKFFVDTINRESDLILDLLSIQKHDYENEKSCSVKAFVQDNECKVHDDVISNTNSFDDITYNPMQCKQKSFEICPLNTMEIEDTKSSINELNQNEIQVLEKSTQYDISHEQDILECEDRIIKDIYFDKKNGKQISDTKSEIDKYSTKQKQENYSNDTKLHFTINDNTNKNDKSSDINMVVSNLHLLTKVIDKLSEGEDCSNLSDVNINIPVTHIATISSETSHSEGELYLPSSCSYSLGEIRVMKNSAATCNRALVSNNTLTSLCDTTSLLHYSSGEVSVDNTDIL, from the exons atgcAGGAAACTACCAAAGAATCGCAATATTTTTATCCTAGTACAACGAGTCTTATGGATCATAGCTCTGTACATTCTTTGCAATCTCGAAGAATCATAGAAGAAGTTGAAAATTCAAGGGAAAAGACAATTGATCGAAGATCTACGACTATCGATTTTGATATCGAATcg cCGGACAAGCAAAGATTTAAGACGAATAATCTTGAGAGCCCATTACTTTCTCCTGATACACAAAGTGCAATCGAAAATGCAGAAAAAATACTCGAAGAAGTACAACATAAAATCACAGAAGTTACTTGGCTATACACTAAAACTGAAACTAAACGCAGagttaaaaagaaggaaag gTATACCGATTACCTAGAACCACCTTTagaagatgagaaagaagaagcacTATATATACACGAACTTGTGTCCTCAAAACTCAAAGAAATCGATCATGGAGAGAACGAAAGCAACTCGGAGAGAGACGAAATTTTGACAAAGAAAATCATGAAAAAACGTGACAAAAGAATCGCACGTTTGTTGGAACCAAAATTTCGAATTGCGAAAAGATATTCCAACGATATTCTTTATCGACAAAGAAATCGGTATTGTTGCATACCTTACGAACAAGTCGAATTTAATAATCCAAAATGTACGACTacgaagaaagatgaaataataaaagatgatAGAGTCGATGATAAcaaacgtaaaataaaatctttaacgATTCAAAATGGCCCACCGTTAAATATCGCAAGGGAATTGATGAAACAAAATTTGGGCTACGTTAACATATCACCCGATACATCTTTCGTTCATAATAAttctaacgttaatatttataaattccgTCACAAATCttgtataaatgataaatcatcgaaagatagtaatattaatgaatcaaGAATGGAAGAAACGATCGATGAAATCGATGAAAGTTCAATAAAGAATcgattgattaataaaaagtttagaatagaaaaaaaacaaaacagaattgaaaaagatataataacacAATATAAATCTGTTTCGAAGGACGAGGATGATTCTTATTCTAAAGACTTGATAGACGAAAGGAGGAATGATCTATCGTCTGAACGTGAAATAAATAGTGGACGGGAGGAGAATAAAGATGGAGAGAACGTTTCGAAACATCTGCCAAGGACAGGTGTCGACTGTTTTCTTTCGAATGGCGAACCAAGCTCCTCTTCTACTTATTCGGACCATATTAAAAACCTAATACCTGAACATAgagaaattatcattaaaagtGTTAATCCTTACGTTAAtacagatataaaaaaatttataaaagaagatgAGATAAAGGATACGAGTAAATCTCACGatgttgatgataataatgatcatgatGACGTGGGCgatgaaaatgttaataattatagacaAAGAATCGATAGAAATCTGAGTGAAACTTCGTTtgataatatcaaagaaatcgaggaagataatattaagatattaaaaaaaaataaaaaaacggaTTGCgagaaaacatttaaaatgttTCAGAAACATGATTTACGAAGggaccaaaagaaaaaattatataataagatcGATGAacgttttgaaaatatttttcaaaaatacaaTCTAAGAAATAATTCGTCGTACAAATTAAAAGATGAGAGTAGAAATGTTTTAGATAACAGTATGCAAGATTCAGATAATAGTATTTTTAATGAGATCGAATTAAATCCACCTTCGatcgaaaatttcaatgatatattctttctctatgATAAAATGATCGAACGTATTTctaaaagtgaaaagaaattagaagagATGTTAGAagaatttcaattgaaattatcCGTTCAATCTCATAATACTAAGTTACCTAATAATACTGATGTTACATATTGTAATTTAATAGCCCTTAAAAGTGATAAtacgaaattaatgaaattaaatccTTCGAAATTAGTATATAAACATCAAGAAAATGATGAATCAACGTTATCATTATCGGACGAAGCAGTTGTTATATCTGAAGAagataaattacaaaaaaattcgTCTATTATAAACGATCATTCgtcattaacaaataaattctgTAATTTAAGAGAGGAAACTTCCAAGGTTCATACGTATTCATtggaacaaaaacaaaatgacaAATTGAGTAATAAGATTTTTACGTTAGATAAATCTAATTTGTGTTCTATCGAAttaaatgtagaaaatattcctgacgtagaaaagaaaacgttagAAATttgttctaataataaaaatattatggcTTGTGTTCCTCTCTCAACAAATTatcattctaataatattgattgcCTTGAAGATTTGCGAAGAAATGACGAATCCAATCAAACATCGTTTAATAATGAGGAATTACTTCTTCCTAAAGCTTCAAAATGTCTTTTGAAACGTCAAGATCAATTTGTCGACCATCTAtctttcgagaaaaagaacagtTTTGAACGATCGATTGTTAATAGTTTATCAAATGTAGAATATAATCCTTTGATGGTACAAGAATTAATTAGGCACTTACAATTGTTTTCGAATGTATATAATCATGATATTCCTACTATTTTACAAAAGTTTTTTGTTGATACCATAAACCGAGAATCCGATTTAATCTTGGATCTTTTATCAATACAAAAACATGattacgaaaatgaaaaaagttgtTCGGTGAAAGCATTTGTGCAAGATAACGAATGCAAAGTGCATGATGACGTTATCTCTAATACAAATTCTTTCGATGATATTACATACAATCCTATGCAATGTAAACaaaaatcttttgaaatttgCCCATTAAATACTATGGAAATCGAAGATACCAAAAGTTCGATCAATgaattaaatcaaaatgaaattcaAGTATTAGAAAAAAGTACTCAGTATGATATTTCACATGAACAAGACATTCTTGAATGTGAagatagaattattaaagatatttactttgataagaaaaatggaaaacaaaTATCCGATACAAAGTctgaaatagataaatattctaCTAAacagaaacaagaaaattattcaaatgatacaaaattacattttacaataaatgataataccaataaaaatgataaaagctCTGATATAAATATGGTAGTTTCCAATTTGCATTTACTTACAAAAGTAATTGATAAGTTATCAGAGGGTGAAGATTGCag tAATCTGTCcgatgtaaatattaatatacctgTCACACATATTGCTACG attTCATCAGAAACATCTCATTCTGAAGGAGAATTATACTTGCCAAGTTCATGTTCATATTCTCTTGGAGAAATTAGAGTTATGAAAAATTCAGCAGCCACATGTAATCGTGCACTCGTCAGTAATAATACATTGACTTCCTTATGTGATACTACGAGT TTATTACATTACAGCTCAGGCGAAGTAAGTGTAGATAACACTgatattctttaa
- the LOC124427967 gene encoding probable E3 ubiquitin-protein ligase IRF2BPL isoform X3, giving the protein MMGKRTQCYLCDLPRMPWAMIMDFSEPVCRGCVNYEGADRIDLVLESAKQLKKAHGFQDARPSASKGYRSAGHTEHNGGPNLDVLSIQNAGQTHSRHHNIAASYSQLHHRNSITEFNSGNTRQQISRQHEDGHDLGNGLRGNNVRIPNAHLAAVAHHVSLGHNRGMSQLKRGISAIDEDEHTEKRLSLEDQHPVRPPLTRGDSLPAVSLAVSYVHDRNKEKHPVRAPSFETATTFKANVAYVGSSIPLAPANVAANGGGSPLRPRTSPPPPPPPTQESPNDNPQNNHHQGSTNGPSPMAALMSVADNLTSPEPVPQPPNNPSPTSRSPPTTATNVQQRSASRGSQHSPNGSVNFLSGTSGRRSSCSRHVSSTTVTTSSEGAVAQSAGAEPVSAPTLKCTLCQERLEDTHFVQCPSVPHHKFCFPCSRDSIKRQGAGSEVYCPSGEKCPLANSQVPWAFMQGEIATILGEDTTGSGLKVKKERET; this is encoded by the exons ATGATGGGAAAGAGAACGCAGTGTTACTTGTGCGACCTACCCAGAATGCCCTGGGCAATGATCATGGACTTTTCCGAGCCGGTATGCCGTGGATGCGTTAATTACGAGGGAGCCGACAGAATAGATTTAGTATTGGAATCGGCAAAACAATTGAAAAAGGCTCATGGTTTTCAAGATGCCAGGCCGTCCGCGTCTAAGGGTTACAGATCGGCTGGTCATACGGAACATAATGGTGGGCCGAATTTGGACGttctatcgatacagaacGCCGGTCAGACACACTCGAGGCATCACAATATTGCCGCAAGTTACTCCCAGTTGCATCACAGGAACTCTATAACGGAATTCAATTCCGGTAATACTAGACAACAAATATCAAGACAACACGAGGACGGTCATGATCTCGGTAATGGATTGAGAGGAAACAACGTTAGAATTCCTAACGCCCACCTTGCCGCTGTCGCCCATCACGTGAGCCTAGGTCATAACAGAGGTATGTCGCAATTGAAGCGTGGCATATCGGCGATAGATGAGGACGAACACACGGAAAAAAGGTTATCGTTGGAGGATCAACATCCGGTAAGGCCGCCTCTAACGAGGGGCGACTCTTTGCCCGCCGTCAGTTTGGCCGTTAGCTACGTTCACGATAGAAACAAGGAGAAACACCCTGTTAGGGCGCCGAGCTTCGAAACCGCGACCACGTTCAAGGCCAATG TTGCTTACGTTGGCTCGTCCATTCCGTTGGCACCTGCAAACGTAGCAGCAAATGGCGGAGGATCTCCTCTTCGTCCTAGAACGAGTCCTCCGCCGCCACCTCCACCAACGCAAGAAAGTCCTAACGATAATCCACAAAATAATCATCATCAG GGATCGACGAACGGACCTTCACCGATGGCCGCCTTGATGTCTGTTGCCGACAATCTGACGTCTCCAGAACCCGTACCTCAGCCACCAAACAATCCAAGTCCCACGAGCAGAAGCCCACCAACTACAGCTACCAACGTTCAACAACGTAGCGCTTCCAGAGGTTCTCAGCACAGTCCTAATGGTTCAG TCAATTTTCTCTCAGGAACGTCGGGCAGAAGATCTAGCTGTTCCAGGCACGTATCTTCGACGACGGTAACGACGTCGTCTGAAGGTGCAGTGGCACAATCAGCAGGTGCCGAGCCTGTATCAGCACCAACCTTAAAATGCACTCTTTGTCAAGAACGTCTCGAAGACACGCACTTTGTTCAGTGTCCTAGCGTTCCCCATCACAAATTTTGTTTCCCTTGCAGTCGAGATAGCATAAAGAGACAGGGTGCTGGTTCTGAG GTTTACTGTCCGAGTGGAGAGAAGTGTCCGTTGGCAAACAGCCAAGTACCGTGGGCGTTTATGCAAGGAGAGATAGCAACCATTCTTGGTGAAGATACTACTGGTTCAGGGCTTAAGGTcaagaaggaaagggaaacTTAA